TATTTGTTATGACCGGAAAAGCCAGCCAATCGACGCTGATGGATGTATAAAACGCACAAATCAAGAATGTGATTTCGAGCGCTTTATCTAGAAATGTTATAGTCCTCTTGCGGGAAAGAAAAATTTGGTTATAATGAACCCAGAACATCAAAAGAAGGAGGTGCGACTTATGGGCAAACTCGCAGGCAAGAAATTGATCCTTCTCGGCGAGCGCGACGGTGTACCTGCGCCTGCTATGAAGGCTTGCTTTGAGAACAGTGGAGCCGAAGTCGTCTTCGAAGCAACGGAGTGCTTCGTCTGAACGGCTGCCGGAGCCATGGACTTGCAGAACCAGCAGCGCGTCAAGGATTGCGCTGAGAAGTACGGTGCTGAGAACTGCGTGGTCATTTTCGGTTCGTCCGACGCCGAAGGCGCCGAGATTTACGCCGAAACCGTGACCAACGGAGATCCCACCTTTGCAGGTCCCCTGGCCGGCGTCCCGTTGGGACTCGCCGTTTATGACATCTTCGATGAAGAGATTCGTGCTGAAGCTGATCCCAAGGCGTGGGAGGAGCAGATTTCCATGATGGAGATGGTGCTCGATCCCGAGGCGCTCGCCGCTGCCGTCAAAGGCATCCGCGATCAGTATTCCAAGTACAAGCTGTAATAAGAGCCTGTCAAACAAGCCGGTCCATGGACGAACGTTCATGGACCGGTTTGCTGTTTCGACAAGACCGAGGGGCTCGGCTGTTTTGTACTGGATTTTCGCTAAAAGTGCCAAGGTTCCTCTGGTCTTTTTTTATAGCGCCCAAAGCGCGCTGAAAACTGATGGAATTGTGCGGTGACGTATTTTTGGCGGCATCGCGCGTTTTGCGTTTTTCCCCAGAGGGGCTGGGGACGGTTCGGCGTTTCGATCGGGAAACGGCATAAACTACCGTGCCTTGCCGAGGTAGGCCGCCTTGATGGCGGGGTCGTTGAGCAGGTCGCTGCCCTTGCCCTGGACGCCGAGCGAGCCGGTCTCGAGGACGAAGGCGTAGTCGGCGATCTTCAGCGCGACGTTGGCGTTCTGTTCGACGAGCAGGATGGTGATGCCTTCGCGGTGCAGCGTCTCGATGATCTTGAAGATGTCGCGGATGACGATCGGGGCGAGTCCCAGCGAGGGTTCGTCCATCATCAGCAGTTTGGGGCGCATCATCAGCGCGCGGCCGACGGCCAGCATTTGCTGTTCGCCGCCGGAGAGCGTTCCCGCCATCTGCCACGAACGTTCCTCGAGGCGGGGGAAGAGTTCGTACACGTGTTCGAGGTCGGCCGTCAGGTCGTCGCTGCGCAGGTAAGCGCCGATCCGCAGGTTTTCCTGCACGGTCAGATTGGGGAAGACGCGCCGCCCTTCGGGCACCATGCAGATGCCCTGCGACACGATCGCCTGCGGATCCTGCCCGCTGATGACGTTGCCGTCGTAGGTGATCGTACCTTCCTTGATCGGCACGATCCCGCTGATGGCGCGCAGCGTGGTGGATTTGCCGGCGCCGTTGGCGCCGATGAGGGTGACGATCTGGCCTTTTTCGACGGAGAAGGACACGCCTTTCAGCGCTTCGATGCCGCCGTAGCT
This sequence is a window from Pyramidobacter sp. YE332. Protein-coding genes within it:
- a CDS encoding ABC transporter ATP-binding protein, translating into MSLLKIMDLKVSYGGIEALKGVSFSVEKGQIVTLIGANGAGKSTTLRAISGIVPIKEGTITYDGNVISGQDPQAIVSQGICMVPEGRRVFPNLTVQENLRIGAYLRSDDLTADLEHVYELFPRLEERSWQMAGTLSGGEQQMLAVGRALMMRPKLLMMDEPSLGLAPIVIRDIFKIIETLHREGITILLVEQNANVALKIADYAFVLETGSLGVQGKGSDLLNDPAIKAAYLGKAR
- the grdA gene encoding glycine/sarcosine/betaine reductase complex selenoprotein A, whose protein sequence is MGKLAGKKLILLGERDGVPAPAMKACFENSGAEVVFEATECFVUTAAGAMDLQNQQRVKDCAEKYGAENCVVIFGSSDAEGAEIYAETVTNGDPTFAGPLAGVPLGLAVYDIFDEEIRAEADPKAWEEQISMMEMVLDPEALAAAVKGIRDQYSKYKL